A window of Zingiber officinale cultivar Zhangliang chromosome 5A, Zo_v1.1, whole genome shotgun sequence contains these coding sequences:
- the LOC121981664 gene encoding CBL-interacting protein kinase 6-like encodes MEELLPETASPEGKRPLHGRYELGPVLGYGTFAKVYLARDVRSGKGVAVKVVAKDKVLRAGMEEQLKREIAVMRAVRHPNIVELHEVMATRSRIFFAMELVRGGELFARIASHGRLHDDAARRYFGQLISAVDFCHSRGVYHRDLKLENLLLDEAGDLKVADFGLSAFASADDGLLHTACGTPAYVAPEVLRKKGYDGAKADLWSCGIILFVMLAGYLPFQDDNLITMYQKIHRADFRCPPWFSAETRRVVTKLLDPNPATRLTVARLAEMPWFKKTRILRTPVVGSSSKGENKHDEPVAAEEEEKTLNAFHLISLSEGFDLSPLFEQGRGRRSEGMRFATRETAEGVVAKLEDVTGGRFLVTRSGAAGVRMEKKEIGRKGKLAVAAEILTVAPSVRLVEVTKAGGDTLEYLNFCCDLLRPALKDIEWSDGSENAAA; translated from the coding sequence ATGGAGGAGCTGCTTCCGGAGACGGCGTCGCCGGAGGGAAAACGTCCCCTTCACGGCCGCTACGAGCTCGGGCCCGTGCTGGGCTACGGCACCTTCGCCAAGGTCTATCTGGCGCGGGACGTGCGCAGCGGTAAGGGGGTGGCTGTGAAGGTGGTGGCCAAGGACAAGGTGCTCCGCGCCGGCATGGAAGAGCAACTGAAGCGCGAGATCGCCGTCATGCGGGCGGTCCGGCACCCGAACATCGTCGAGCTCCACGAGGTGATGGCCACCCGCTCCCGCATCTTCTTCGCCATGGAGCTCGTCCGCGGCGGCGAGCTCTTCGCGCGCATCGCCAGCCACGGACGCCTCCATGACGACGCTGCGCGCCGCTACTTCGGCCAACTCATCTCGGCCGTCGACTTTTGCCACAGCCGTGGCGTGTACCACCGCGACCTCAAGCTGGAGAACCTCCTCCTGGACGAGGCCGGCGACCTTAAAGTCGCCGACTTCGGGCTCAGCGCCTTTGCCAGCGCTGACGACGGGCTCCTCCACACCGCGTGCGGCACGCCGGCGTACGTGGCGCCGGAGGTCCTCAGGAAAAAGGGATACGACGGTGCGAAGGCCGACCTCTGGTCTTGCGGCATTATCCTGTTCGTGATGCTCGCGGGGTATCTCCCCTTCCAGGACGACAACCTCATCACCATGTACCAAAAGATCCACCGCGCCGACTTCAGGTGCCCGCCGTGGTTCTCTGCCGAAACGCGACGCGTGGTCACCAAGCTGCTCGACCCCAACCCCGCCACGCGGCTCACGGTGGCGAGGCTGGCGGAGATGCCCTGGTTCAAGAAGACCCGTATCCTCCGTACTCCGGTGGTGGGGTCGTCGTCGAAGGGGGAAAATAAGCATGACGAGCCGGTGGcggcggaggaggaagagaaaacgCTCAACGCGTTCCACCTCATCTCGCTGTCAGAGGGGTTCGACCTGTCGCCCCTGTTCGAGCAGGGCCGAGGGCGGAGAAGCGAGGGAATGCGATTCGCGACGCGGGAGACCGCCGAGGGGGTGGTGGCGAAGCTGGAGGATGTGACGGGAGGGAGGTTCCTGGTGACGCGGAGCGGCGCGGCAGGAGTGcggatggagaagaaagagatCGGGCGGAAGGGGAAGCTGGCAGTGGCCGCCGAGATCCTCACGGTGGCACCATCGGTGCGGCTGGTAGAGGTGACGAAGGCCGGCGGCGACACACTCGAGTACCTCAACTTCTGCTGCGACCTGCTTCGGCCAGCGCTCAAGGACATCGAGTGGTCTGACGGATCTGAAAACGCCGCCGCTTGA
- the LOC121983222 gene encoding calcium-dependent protein kinase 20-like: MIHITDHPWLQNANKAPNVNLSETVRARLQQFSVMNKFKKKALRVIAEHLSVEEIADIKEMFENMDINKKGQINFDELKYGLRKLGHQVADSDVKALLEAVSYC; this comes from the exons ATGATTCACATTACAGATCATCCTTGGCTGCAGAATGCCAATAAGGCACCCAATGTAAATCTTAGTGAAACTGTTCGAGCAAGACTCCAGCAATTTTCAGTgatgaataaatttaaaaagaaagctCTTAGG GTGATAGCTGAACACTTGTCTGTGGAGGAGATTGCCGACATAAAGGAAATGTTTGAGAATATGGATATCAACAAAAAAGGGCAGATAAATTTTGATGAGTTAAAGTATGGTTTGCGCAAGCTCGGACACCAGGTTGCTGATTCAGATGTCAAAGCATTATTGGAAGCAGTAAGTTATTGCTGA
- the LOC121981665 gene encoding CBL-interacting protein kinase 16-like: MGKEAETRNLVLGKYEMGRVLGKGTFAKVYLGRDLRTGESVAIKVIHKDRIRREAGMVEQIEREISVMRIVRHHHVVELREVMATRSRIFFVMEYVRGGELFARVARGALPEDQARRYFRQLISAVDFCHRRGVSHRDLKPENLLLDHDGNLKVSDFGLSALPEQRRNDGLLHTQCGTPTYVAPEVIRRRGYDGAKADLWSCGVILYVLLAGFLPFREENMMRMYCKVLKAEYQTPPWFSRDACRLISRLLVANPENRISIPAIMDHPWFKKGACSQNPPPFPTPPPPLPPPVDEDEQKAVSPKFYNAFELISSLSSGFDLSSLFNNRRPAGTVFTSSSPAAAIVERLEREGRGLGFDVRRAKPYKVKMERKDGEGWRQPLEVTAEVFEAAARVAVVELSKDSGESSEFTALCEVELRPALKDIVWAWQGTTNVADGGEE, translated from the coding sequence ATGGGAAAGGAAGCGGAGACGAGGAATCTGGTACTGGGCAAGTACGAGATGGGGCGAGTCCTGGGAAAGGGCACCTTTGCCAAGGTGTATCTCGGCCGTGACCTTCGCACGGGGGAGAGCGTCGCCATCAAGGTCATCCACAAGGACCGAATCCGCCGGGAAGCCGGAATGGTGGAGCAGATCGAGCGGGAGATCTCGGTGATGCGCATCGTCCGCCATCACCACGTGGTGGAGCTCCGCGAGGTGATGGCCACCAGATCTCGCATCTTCTTCGTGATGGAGTACGTCCGCGGCGGCGAACTCTTCGCGCGCGTCGCCCGGGGGGCCCTGCCGGAGGACCAGGCTCGCCGCTACTTCCGCCAGCTCATCTCCGCCGTCGACTTCTGCCACCGCCGCGGCGTCTCCCATCGGGACCTCAAGCCGGAAAACCTCCTCCTCGACCACGACGGCAACCTCAAGGTGTCCGATTTCGGCCTCTCCGCGCTTCCGGAGCAGCGGCGCAACGACGGGCTTCTCCACACGCAGTGCGGCACCCCGACCTACGTCGCGCCGGAGGTTATCCGCCGCCGGGGCTACGACGGGGCCAAGGCCGACCTCTGGTCCTGCGGTGTCATCCTCTACGTGCTCCTCGCCGGCTTCCTGCCTTTTCGCGAGGAGAACATGATGCGGATGTACTGCAAAGTGCTGAAGGCGGAGTATCAAACGCCGCCGTGGTTCTCCAGGGACGCCTGCCGCCTCATCTCCCGCCTCCTCGTCGCCAATCCGGAGAATCGCATCTCCATCCCTGCCATCATGGACCACCCTTGGTTCAAAAAGGGAGCTTGCAGCCAAAATCCTCCTCCCTTCCCGACCCCTCCACCGCCTCTTCCCCCGCCGGTGGACGAGGACGAGCAAAAGGCCGTGAGCCCCAAGTTCTACAACGCCTTCGAACTCATCTCCTCATTGTCGTCGGGCTTCGACCTCTCAAGCTTGTTCAACAATCGGCGCCCTGCAGGGACGGTGTTCACGTCGAGCTCTCCGGCAGCCGCCATCGTGGAGCGGCTGGAGAGGGAGGGGCGGGGGCTGGGGTTCGACGTCAGAAGAGCGAAGCCGTACAAGGTCAAGATGGAGAGGAAGGACGGCGAGGGGTGGAGGCAGCCGCTGGAAGTGACCGCGGAGGTCTTCGAGGCGGCGGCCAGGGTGGCGGTGGTGGAACTCTCCAAGGACTCAGGCGAATCCTCCGAGTTCACCGCGCTCTGCGAGGTGGAGCTCCGCCCGGCGCTGAAGGACATCGTGTGGGCGTGGCAGGGCACCACCAACGTCGCCGACGGCGGTGAAGAGTGA